In Gossypium arboreum isolate Shixiya-1 chromosome 5, ASM2569848v2, whole genome shotgun sequence, a single genomic region encodes these proteins:
- the LOC108453090 gene encoding uncharacterized protein LOC108453090 — MGAGREVAISLGVRDKNVMQLKKLNTALFPVRYNDKYYADALASGEFTKLAYYSDICVGSIACRLQKKEGGAIRVCIMTLGVLAPYRGLGIAKHTGNLLACSDKQRRCHQLL, encoded by the exons ATGGGGGCTGGGCGAGAAGTAGCAATATCACTTGGAGTGAGGGACAAGAACGTGATGCAGCTGAAGAAGCTCAACACAGCTCTCTTCCCTGTTCGTTACAACGATAAGTACTACGCCGATGCTCTCGCTTCTGGCGAATTCACCAAGCTTG CATATTACAGTGACATCTGTGTCGGATCAATTGCTTGCCGGCTGCAAAAGAAGGAAGGTGGGGCCATCCGTGTGTGCATCATGACATTGGGTGTTTTAGCACCATATCGTGGGCTAGGAATTG CAAAACATACCGGAAATCTACTTGCATGTTCAGACAAACAACGAAGATGCCATCAACTTCTATAA